One genomic segment of Ricinus communis isolate WT05 ecotype wild-type chromosome 5, ASM1957865v1, whole genome shotgun sequence includes these proteins:
- the LOC8281260 gene encoding protein NSP-INTERACTING KINASE 1 — protein MAMKRRVVAFAFICLLWFCSTANGLLSPKGVNFEVQALMGIKASLHDPHGVLDNWDGDAVDPCSWTMVTCSPESLVIGLGTPSQNLSGTLSPSIGNLTNLQIVLLQNNNITGPIPAELGRLRKLQTLDLSNNFFTGDVPSSLGHLRNLQYMRLNNNSLSGIFPMSLANMTQLVFLDLSYNNLSGPVPRFPAKTFNIVGNPLICPTGSEPECFGTALMPMSMNLNSTQTALPSGRPRNHKIALAFGSSVGTVSIIILILGFLLWWRQRRNQPTFFDVKDRHHEEVSLGNLRRFQFRELQVATNNFSNKNILGKGGFGNVYKGILHDGSIVAVKRLKDGNAAGGEIQFQTEVEMISLAVHRNLLRLYGFCITSTERLLVYPYMSNGSVASRLKGKPVLDWGTRKRIALGAARGLLYLHEQCDPKIIHRDVKAANILLDDYCEAVVGDFGLAKLLDHQDSHVTTAVRGTVGHIAPEYLSTGQSSEKTDVFGFGILLLELITGQRALEFGKAANQKGAMLDWVKKIHQEKKLEMLVDKDLKSNYDRIELEEMVQVALLCTQFLPSHRPKMSEVVRMLEGDGLAERWEASQRAESTKSKLHEFSSSDRYSDLTDDSSLLVQAMELSGPR, from the exons ATGGCTATGAAAAGAAGAGTAGTTGCTTTcgcttttatttgtttattatggTTTTGTAGTACTGCAAATGGCTTGTTATCTCCTaaaggtgtaaactttgaaG tgCAAGCTTTAATGGGCATAAAAGCTTCTTTACATGATCCTCATGGTGTTCTTGATAATTGGGATGGAGATGCTGTTGATCCTTGTAGCTGGACAATGGTCACTTGTTCTCCTGAGAGTCTTGTCATTGGCCT GGGAACTCCTAGCCAGAATTTATCTGGTACTCTTTCCCCAAGCATTGGCAACTTGACAAATCTTCAAATTGT GCTCTTACAGAACAACAATATAACAGGGCCAATTCCTGCAGAGCTAGGGAGGCTTAGAAAGCTTCAAACACTTGATCTTTCTAACAACTTCTTCACTGGGGATGTTCCTTCTTCTCTAGGCCACTTGAGAAATCTCCAGTACAT GAGGCTAAACAATAACAGTCTCTCAGGAATTTTCCCAATGTCATTGGCTAACATGACCCAACTTGTGTTTCT TGACTTGTCTTACAACAATCTGAGTGGCCCTGTACCCAGATTTCCTGCTAAAACATTCAA CATCGTTGGAAACCCTCTGATCTGCCCAACTGGGTCTGAACCAGAATGCTTTGGGACTGCACTTATGCCAATGTCCATGAACTTGAATAGCACACAAA CTGCTTTGCCTTCTGGCAGACCAAGGAATCATAAGATAGCCCTTGCCTTTGGCTCTAGTGTTGGAACTGTCTCAATCATCATTCTTATACTTGGATTTCTTCTATGGTGGAGGCAAAGACGCAATCAACCAACATTTTTTGATGTTAAGG ACCGACATCATGAGGAAGTTTCTCTTGGAAACTTGAGGAGGTTTCAATTTAGAGAACTTCAAGTAGCGACCAACAACTTCAGCAACAAGAACATACTTGGGAAAGGAGGCTTTGGCAATGTGTATAAAGGTATTCTTCATGATGGGTCTATTGTTGCTGTTAAGAGGCTTAAAGATGGCAATGCTGCTGGAGGAGAGATTCAATTCCAAACTGAAGTTGAGATGATCAGCCTAGCAGTGCATCGTAACCTTCTCAGGCTATATGGATTTTGTATCACATCAACAGAAAGGCTTTTAGTTTACCCATACATGTCGAATGGCAGTGTGGCTTCCCGTCTCAAAG GAAAACCAGTCCTGGACTGGGGCACGAGGAAGCGAATTGCCTTAGGAGCTGCAAGAGGACTATTGTATCTCCATGAGCAGTGTGATCCAAAGATAATTCATAGGGATGTTAAGGCAGCAAATATTTTGCTTGATGACTACTGTGAGGCTGTGGTAGGGGATTTTGGGTTGGCAAAGCTTTTGGATCACCAAGATTCACATGTCACAACAGCTGTGAGGGGCACAGTTGGGCATATAGCACCAGAATATCTTTCCACAGGCCAATCCTCTGAGAAAACAGATGTGTTTGGATTTGGTATTCTGCTGCTTGAATTAATCACAGGCCAAAGAGCACTAGAATTCGGCAAGGCAGCTAACCAGAAAGGAGCTATGCTAGACTGG GTAAAGAAAATTCATCAGGAGAAGAAGCTCGAAATGCTCGTGGATAAAGATCTAAAGAGCAATTACGATAGAATTGAGCTTGAGGAGATGGTACAAGTTGCTCTTCTGTGCACCCAATTTCTTCCAAGCCACAGACCAAAAATGTCTGAAGTAGTTAGAATGCTTGAAGGTGATGGGCTTGCAGAGAGATGGGAAGCTTCTCAAAGAGCAGAATCAACTAAGTCCAAACTCCATGAATTCTCTTCATCTGATCGGTATTCTGATCTCACTGATGACTCTTCATTATTAGTCCAAGCAATGGAGCTTTCTGGTCCAAGGTGA